The Streptococcus mitis genome has a segment encoding these proteins:
- a CDS encoding ABC transporter permease, producing the protein MSMKKTYRKDLLQSVTASKGRFASILTLMMLGSLALVGLKVASPNMERTAEDYLRKGNTLDLAVIADYGLDKKDQDELKTLQGASVEFGYMADLTVENSEEAVRLYSKPEGISTFQVTEGRLPEADEEIALADFWKDRYQIGQTITFSKKEEGKTVIKSQSFTITGFVQSGEMLSQEDLGGASSGNGSLTGYGVIVASQFDTEVYSIARVRYDDLKNLDAFSSDYRSKRDQHQEALQDLLADNGQKRLASIKANGQKSLDDGKEQLQTAESNLQKGKSQLEQAESRLKTQEEQVTAFPEPQKSQAKEQLTKSKKELATEKEKMAQTESNLDKEKEKLEQRQKELDELAEPTYHVYNRQTMPGGQGYLMYSNASASIRSVGNIFPVVLYMVAAMVAFTTMTRFVDEERTNAGIFKALGYRNRDIVAKFVLYGFLAGTVGTILGTLLGHYLLAGVISDVITAGMVVGKSQEYFYWSYSLFALTLSWVSSVLPAYLVARRELHDEAAQLLLPKPPVKGSKILLERLSFIWSRLSFTHKVTARNIFRYKQRMLMTIFGVAGSVALLFAGLGIQSSVGGVVERQFEQIQQYQMIVAEKSSVTEQEKVDLESALQSESIHAYQKIYSKSIEKDFKGKTGLQTITIMVTSRENFKPFIALEENGQEVQVTDGAVVSQKLAQLAGVTVGDKLELDGKEIKVSAISENYVGHFVYLNRATYEQVYGTSPQDNTYLVKLKEPTPSNTEKEAAAFMKKTAVSGVVQNATAIHLFESVANSLNKTMAILILVSVLLAIVILYNLTNINVAERIRELSTIKVLGFHNKEVTLYIYRETMVLSFVGIVLGLVAGYYLHQFLIQMISPATILFYPRVSWEVYALPIVAVTVILALLGLFVNHHLRKVDMLEALKSVE; encoded by the coding sequence ATTAGCATGAAAAAAACATACCGAAAAGACTTGCTCCAGTCGGTGACTGCTTCCAAGGGACGCTTTGCTTCTATCTTGACCTTGATGATGCTGGGTTCTTTAGCCCTAGTTGGCCTCAAAGTGGCCAGTCCAAACATGGAACGTACTGCAGAAGATTATCTCCGTAAAGGAAATACCTTGGATCTGGCCGTGATAGCTGATTATGGCTTGGATAAAAAGGATCAAGACGAACTAAAGACCCTTCAAGGAGCAAGTGTTGAGTTTGGCTATATGGCAGACCTAACCGTTGAAAATAGTGAAGAAGCGGTTCGACTTTATTCTAAGCCAGAGGGAATTTCAACTTTTCAAGTGACAGAAGGGCGACTGCCAGAAGCTGATGAGGAAATTGCCTTGGCAGATTTCTGGAAAGACCGCTATCAGATTGGGCAAACTATCACCTTTAGCAAGAAAGAAGAAGGGAAGACCGTCATAAAATCCCAATCTTTCACCATTACTGGATTTGTTCAGTCGGGTGAGATGCTTTCTCAAGAAGACTTGGGAGGGGCTAGTAGTGGAAATGGAAGCTTGACTGGTTATGGAGTGATTGTAGCTAGTCAGTTTGATACAGAAGTGTACAGTATTGCGCGTGTGCGCTATGATGATTTAAAAAATTTGGATGCTTTTTCATCAGACTATAGAAGCAAACGAGATCAACATCAGGAAGCATTGCAAGACTTGCTGGCTGATAATGGTCAAAAAAGATTGGCAAGTATCAAAGCAAATGGGCAAAAGAGCTTGGATGATGGAAAAGAGCAGCTCCAAACAGCTGAAAGTAACCTTCAAAAAGGCAAGAGTCAGTTAGAACAGGCTGAAAGTCGATTGAAAACTCAAGAAGAACAAGTGACCGCTTTTCCTGAGCCTCAAAAGAGTCAAGCCAAGGAGCAATTGACAAAATCTAAGAAAGAATTGGCTACAGAAAAAGAAAAAATGGCTCAGACAGAGAGTAATCTAGACAAGGAAAAAGAGAAGCTTGAACAACGACAGAAAGAGCTTGATGAACTGGCAGAGCCTACTTACCATGTATACAACCGCCAAACCATGCCAGGTGGTCAAGGCTATCTCATGTACAGTAACGCTTCAGCAAGCATTCGTTCCGTCGGGAATATCTTCCCCGTGGTGCTTTATATGGTCGCTGCAATGGTGGCCTTTACAACGATGACTCGCTTTGTAGATGAAGAACGCACCAATGCTGGTATTTTTAAGGCTCTAGGTTACCGAAATCGAGATATAGTTGCCAAGTTTGTTCTCTATGGTTTTCTTGCAGGAACTGTAGGTACTATCTTAGGAACACTTCTAGGACATTATCTCCTTGCAGGAGTGATTTCAGATGTTATAACTGCTGGGATGGTCGTTGGAAAAAGCCAGGAGTATTTTTACTGGTCTTATAGCCTCTTTGCCCTAACCTTAAGTTGGGTATCCAGTGTTTTGCCGGCTTATCTGGTGGCACGGAGGGAATTACACGATGAAGCAGCCCAACTCTTGCTTCCCAAACCTCCCGTTAAAGGATCAAAGATTTTGCTGGAACGGTTGAGCTTTATATGGAGTCGTTTGAGCTTCACTCATAAGGTTACTGCGCGAAATATTTTCCGTTATAAGCAACGGATGTTGATGACCATTTTTGGAGTTGCGGGTTCGGTTGCTCTCCTATTTGCAGGTCTTGGCATTCAGTCTTCTGTGGGAGGAGTTGTCGAGCGTCAATTTGAACAAATCCAGCAATACCAGATGATTGTAGCGGAAAAGAGCAGTGTAACGGAGCAAGAAAAAGTAGACCTAGAAAGTGCCTTGCAATCTGAGTCTATCCATGCTTATCAAAAAATTTACTCTAAATCCATTGAAAAAGATTTCAAAGGAAAAACAGGACTTCAGACTATCACCATAATGGTCACAAGCCGAGAAAATTTCAAACCCTTTATCGCACTAGAGGAAAATGGCCAAGAGGTGCAGGTCACAGATGGAGCAGTCGTAAGTCAAAAACTAGCTCAACTAGCAGGTGTTACGGTTGGAGATAAGCTGGAGCTTGATGGAAAAGAAATCAAGGTATCGGCTATTTCTGAAAACTATGTTGGACACTTTGTTTATCTCAACCGAGCGACATACGAACAAGTCTACGGTACCAGTCCACAAGACAATACCTACCTAGTAAAATTAAAAGAGCCAACACCATCCAATACGGAGAAAGAAGCTGCGGCCTTTATGAAAAAAACTGCTGTTTCTGGGGTGGTCCAAAATGCAACGGCTATCCACCTCTTTGAATCTGTAGCCAATTCTCTCAATAAAACCATGGCAATCCTTATCCTTGTTTCCGTCTTGCTAGCCATTGTCATTCTTTACAATCTCACCAATATCAATGTGGCAGAACGTATCCGTGAACTTTCGACCATCAAGGTTCTCGGTTTCCATAATAAAGAAGTGACCCTCTATATCTACCGCGAGACCATGGTGCTGTCTTTTGTGGGGATTGTTCTCGGTTTGGTGGCCGGCTACTATTTACATCAATTTTTGATTCAAATGATCTCACCTGCCACCATACTTTTTTATCCACGAGTCAGCTGGGAAGTCTATGCTCTTCCAATCGTCGCAGTGACTGTGATATTAGCCTTACTGGGTCTCTTTGTCAATCATCACTTGAGAAAGGTGGATATGCTTGAAGCTCTGAAATCAGTAGAGTAG
- the rpsO gene encoding 30S ribosomal protein S15: MAISKEKKNEIIAQYARHEGDTGSVEVQVAVLTWEINHLNEHIKQHKKDHATYRGLMKKIGRRRNLLAYLRKNDVNRYRELINSLGLRR; encoded by the coding sequence ATGGCAATCTCAAAAGAGAAAAAAAATGAAATCATCGCACAATATGCACGTCACGAAGGTGATACAGGTTCAGTAGAGGTTCAAGTTGCTGTCCTTACTTGGGAAATCAACCACCTTAACGAACACATCAAACAACACAAAAAAGACCACGCTACTTACCGTGGATTGATGAAAAAAATCGGTCGCCGTCGTAACTTGCTTGCATACTTGCGTAAAAACGACGTTAACCGTTACCGTGAGTTGATCAACTCTCTAGGACTTCGTCGCTAA
- a CDS encoding CadD family cadmium resistance transporter gives MGQTIISAIGVYISTSIDYLIILFILFAQLSQNKQKWHIYAGQYLGTGLLVGASLVAAYVVNFVPEEWMVGLLGLIPIYLGIRFAIVGEGEEEEEEEEIIERLEKSKANQLFWTVTLLTIASGGDNLGIYIPYFASLDWSQTLVALLVFVIGIIILCEISRVLSSIPLIFETVEKYERIIVPLVFILLGLYIMYENGTIETFLIV, from the coding sequence ATGGGACAGACAATCATATCTGCTATTGGTGTTTATATTTCCACCAGTATCGATTATTTAATTATTTTATTTATTTTATTTGCACAGCTATCACAGAATAAACAAAAGTGGCATATTTATGCGGGTCAATATCTAGGCACAGGCTTACTTGTAGGGGCGAGTTTAGTTGCTGCTTATGTCGTTAATTTCGTACCTGAAGAATGGATGGTTGGATTGCTTGGTTTAATCCCTATCTATTTAGGGATTCGCTTTGCAATTGTTGGAGAAGGTGAGGAAGAGGAAGAAGAGGAAGAAATTATTGAAAGATTAGAAAAAAGCAAGGCAAATCAACTGTTTTGGACAGTTACATTGCTGACAATTGCGTCTGGCGGAGATAATTTAGGTATCTATATACCTTATTTTGCTTCGTTAGATTGGTCACAGACCCTCGTGGCGTTGCTTGTGTTTGTAATCGGCATAATTATCTTATGCGAGATTAGTCGGGTGTTATCCTCTATTCCGTTAATATTCGAGACAGTTGAAAAATACGAGCGAATCATTGTGCCCTTAGTATTCATTCTACTTGGACTATACATCATGTATGAAAATGGCACGATAGAGACTTTTCTGATCGTGTAG
- a CDS encoding FecCD family ABC transporter permease — protein MLSKFSGSRQDQQFVLLLVILLGILGISLFLAVSMGSVAIDLGDTYRIILSRLGFSLEIGEVSKSTLAIVWNMRFPRVLLGLIVGAGLSMCGSVMQSTVNNPIAEPYVLGISAGATLGATLSIIFGLKVMISLGAFLGAILATIAVLIIASMQGRMTTSSLILSGTVVNALFLAFSNFIISVGANADSVMTIKFWTMGSLAGTSWADLVLPTIVVGIAFLFFSTQYRVFNAMMMGDEAALTLGIPLRFYWYLYVTMVAVLTAVLVATCGIIGFVGLITPHLARGLVGTNYKRLFPVATLLGALFVIWADVLSRIVIPNAELPIGIFTALVGAPFFIYIVGGRRREVRI, from the coding sequence ATGCTTTCCAAATTTTCTGGAAGCCGACAAGACCAGCAATTTGTGTTACTTTTAGTTATTTTGCTAGGTATTTTAGGGATTTCTCTTTTTCTAGCAGTTTCAATGGGATCTGTTGCGATTGATCTAGGAGATACCTATCGGATTATTTTGAGCAGGTTAGGATTTTCTCTTGAGATAGGAGAGGTTTCCAAGTCTACTCTTGCCATTGTATGGAACATGAGATTCCCCCGAGTATTGTTAGGTCTGATAGTAGGAGCAGGCCTTTCTATGTGTGGTAGCGTGATGCAGTCTACAGTGAACAATCCCATCGCAGAGCCTTATGTCTTAGGAATATCTGCGGGTGCAACTCTAGGTGCAACCTTGAGCATCATTTTTGGTTTAAAAGTGATGATTAGCCTTGGAGCTTTTCTTGGAGCTATTTTGGCAACAATTGCTGTCCTCATCATTGCCTCTATGCAGGGAAGGATGACGACTTCCAGTCTGATTTTATCAGGAACGGTGGTCAACGCTCTCTTTCTGGCTTTTTCAAACTTTATTATCTCAGTTGGCGCTAATGCGGATAGTGTGATGACCATTAAGTTTTGGACCATGGGTTCGCTCGCTGGGACTTCTTGGGCAGACTTGGTCCTGCCAACTATAGTAGTAGGAATAGCCTTTCTATTTTTCTCTACTCAGTATCGTGTTTTCAATGCGATGATGATGGGAGATGAGGCTGCTTTAACTTTGGGGATTCCCTTACGCTTTTATTGGTATCTTTATGTGACAATGGTGGCTGTGCTGACAGCAGTCTTGGTGGCAACCTGTGGGATTATTGGATTTGTCGGTCTGATTACTCCACATTTAGCTCGAGGGTTAGTAGGAACGAATTACAAGAGGCTTTTTCCTGTTGCAACCTTGCTAGGTGCCCTCTTTGTCATTTGGGCAGACGTACTCTCTCGTATCGTCATTCCAAACGCAGAGCTTCCTATTGGTATTTTCACAGCCTTGGTAGGTGCTCCCTTCTTTATCTACATTGTTGGAGGTAGGCGAAGGGAGGTGAGGATCTGA
- a CDS encoding ABC transporter ATP-binding protein, giving the protein MDLICQDIHFGLGEKKILKGVSLKVKGNQFHTILGPNGSGKTSLLKLLYRQEKADKGLISLDGKPLEQWMLKETAKQMAVVTQFNQLQFDCTVEEIVLLGRTPHLSFLQKERERDFTLVQDALVKVDMLEKKTRLYSSLSGGEKQRVLLARALAQEPTLLLLDEPTNHLDIRYQLDLLAIVKNLKVNVLAVLHDIQLACRYSDYLYLMKEGEILYQGTPKETITPESLQTVYGVQSQVTWTEDQQAMIHYL; this is encoded by the coding sequence ATGGACTTGATTTGTCAGGATATCCATTTTGGACTAGGAGAGAAAAAAATCCTTAAAGGAGTCTCTCTTAAGGTTAAAGGGAATCAATTTCACACGATATTAGGACCAAATGGAAGTGGAAAAACCAGTCTACTTAAACTCCTCTATCGTCAGGAAAAGGCGGACAAAGGTTTGATAAGCCTAGATGGAAAGCCTCTGGAACAATGGATGCTCAAAGAAACAGCCAAGCAAATGGCAGTTGTGACCCAGTTTAATCAACTGCAGTTTGATTGTACAGTTGAAGAAATCGTCTTGCTGGGAAGAACTCCCCACCTCTCTTTTTTACAGAAGGAAAGGGAAAGAGATTTTACACTCGTTCAAGATGCCCTCGTTAAGGTGGATATGCTCGAGAAGAAAACTCGTCTCTATTCGTCTCTGTCAGGGGGAGAAAAACAGCGAGTCTTACTAGCCCGCGCCTTGGCGCAAGAACCGACTCTTTTACTCCTAGACGAACCAACCAATCACCTGGATATCAGGTATCAGCTAGACTTGTTGGCCATTGTGAAAAATCTCAAGGTCAATGTTCTAGCTGTCCTACATGATATTCAACTTGCTTGTCGCTATTCGGATTATCTCTATTTGATGAAAGAGGGAGAAATCCTTTACCAAGGTACTCCAAAGGAGACCATCACCCCTGAGTCATTGCAAACTGTATATGGAGTTCAAAGTCAGGTGACTTGGACCGAGGATCAGCAAGCTATGATTCACTATTTATAA
- a CDS encoding ABC transporter substrate-binding protein encodes MKKTLSILLVTVATLTLAACGNTTTEKATTQSSTETSQKASTETTYPLTVKTYDAKGNEVEQVFGKVPEKVITNNLSTTEILLELGLKDKIVGMLNPDNAVTDKYKDAIATIPQIGDKKTVSQETVLSYEPDAVMGRNMMFSEKSLGTVSTWNENKIPVYTQKASLSTIQQDLGNIVEDVKNLGMIFNVQDKANEYAAQLQTKIDVVKKANTVSQGEKKKALIMVAYNDETFGAYKSALQESLLNQLGYTNVATGTSGLTLENLVSMDPELIIYVTSDRNKKLDEKAVELMKANAVLESVPAIKNQKIMTISYDELMDYGPAVIDSLEKINDFINK; translated from the coding sequence ATGAAAAAAACACTCAGTATTTTACTCGTGACAGTAGCTACCTTAACTTTGGCAGCTTGTGGTAACACTACTACAGAAAAAGCTACCACACAGTCTAGCACAGAAACAAGTCAAAAGGCGAGCACAGAGACGACTTATCCACTAACGGTCAAAACCTATGACGCGAAAGGGAATGAAGTCGAACAAGTCTTTGGCAAGGTACCTGAAAAAGTTATCACCAACAATCTTTCAACCACTGAAATCTTATTGGAGTTGGGGTTGAAGGATAAAATTGTTGGCATGCTCAATCCAGACAATGCTGTGACGGACAAATACAAGGATGCGATTGCGACTATTCCTCAAATTGGGGATAAAAAAACAGTCTCACAAGAGACAGTCCTTTCTTATGAGCCAGACGCTGTGATGGGTCGAAATATGATGTTTTCTGAAAAATCCTTGGGGACAGTTAGCACTTGGAATGAAAACAAAATCCCAGTTTATACTCAAAAAGCTTCTCTCTCAACAATTCAGCAAGATTTGGGGAATATCGTAGAAGATGTCAAAAATCTGGGAATGATTTTTAATGTTCAGGACAAGGCCAATGAATACGCAGCCCAATTACAAACTAAAATTGACGTTGTTAAGAAAGCAAACACAGTAAGTCAAGGTGAAAAGAAAAAGGCTTTGATTATGGTTGCTTATAATGATGAAACCTTCGGTGCCTACAAGTCTGCTTTGCAAGAAAGTTTGTTGAACCAACTTGGTTATACAAACGTTGCTACGGGGACATCAGGCTTGACCTTGGAAAATCTCGTGTCAATGGATCCTGAATTGATTATCTATGTAACCAGCGACCGCAATAAAAAATTGGATGAAAAAGCAGTAGAGTTGATGAAGGCAAATGCTGTTTTGGAAAGCGTTCCTGCTATTAAGAATCAAAAGATCATGACCATCTCTTACGATGAGTTGATGGATTATGGTCCAGCAGTGATTGATTCCCTTGAGAAAATCAATGACTTTATCAATAAATAA
- a CDS encoding alpha/beta hydrolase yields MTLSINNEFDWEGIQVKVSLPSIYDPNQTYPVILLNDGNLDFLSSLSESVILVGLTSKNRLDDYTPWKASALRDRAPNFGGQANAYHGHLFGGLLDRLQSLYRLDKNRLAYGGYSLGGLVAVYSLFSFDKVSCVFSICGSFWYPDFVTYCKAETVKNLDCLLYLQNGQSEGAYHTNRLAQAPVYAEQIHTSLQKCYPNGQFVFDPYGHHEQVAERFLAFSSWLAQKWKIE; encoded by the coding sequence ATGACTTTATCAATAAATAATGAGTTTGATTGGGAAGGAATCCAAGTCAAGGTCAGCCTTCCTTCGATCTATGATCCCAATCAAACCTATCCAGTTATTCTCTTGAATGATGGAAACTTGGATTTTCTATCTTCCCTTTCCGAATCTGTGATTTTAGTGGGCTTGACCTCTAAAAATCGCCTAGACGACTACACTCCCTGGAAGGCATCTGCTCTGAGAGATAGGGCTCCAAATTTTGGTGGTCAGGCAAATGCCTATCATGGTCATTTATTTGGTGGTCTTTTAGACAGGTTGCAGTCGCTTTATCGCCTGGACAAAAATCGCCTTGCCTATGGGGGTTACTCACTAGGTGGTTTGGTGGCAGTCTACAGTCTTTTCAGCTTTGACAAGGTTTCCTGTGTCTTCTCCATCTGCGGTTCCTTTTGGTATCCTGATTTTGTGACTTACTGCAAGGCAGAGACAGTGAAAAATCTAGACTGTTTGCTGTATTTACAGAATGGTCAATCAGAAGGAGCATACCATACTAATCGCTTGGCTCAAGCACCAGTCTATGCTGAGCAGATTCATACCAGTCTTCAGAAATGCTATCCGAACGGTCAGTTTGTCTTTGACCCTTATGGACACCATGAACAAGTGGCTGAACGATTTTTAGCCTTTTCTAGCTGGTTGGCCCAAAAATGGAAAATCGAATAA
- a CDS encoding lysophospholipid acyltransferase family protein, translating into MFYTYLRGLVVLLLWSINGNAHYHNTDKIPNQDENYILVAPHRTWWDPVYMAFATKPKQFIFMAKKELFTNRIFGWWIRMCGAFPIDRENPSASAIKYPINVLKKSDRSLIMFPSGSRHSNDVKGGVALIAKMAKVRIMPVTYTGPMTLKGLVSRERVDMNFGNPIDISDIKKMNDEGIETVANRIQTEFQRLDQETKQWHNDKKPNPLWWFIRIPALILAIILAILTIIFSFIASFVWNPDKKRENLG; encoded by the coding sequence ATGTTTTATACTTATTTACGTGGATTGGTTGTCTTGCTCCTATGGTCCATCAATGGCAATGCCCATTATCATAATACTGATAAAATTCCTAATCAAGATGAAAATTATATTCTGGTTGCGCCACACCGTACCTGGTGGGATCCTGTTTACATGGCCTTTGCGACCAAGCCAAAACAATTTATCTTTATGGCAAAAAAAGAGCTCTTTACCAACCGTATCTTTGGTTGGTGGATTCGTATGTGTGGGGCCTTTCCTATCGACCGTGAAAATCCTAGTGCTTCAGCCATCAAATATCCTATCAATGTCCTCAAAAAAAGTGACCGCTCTCTCATCATGTTTCCAAGTGGGAGCCGTCACTCAAACGATGTCAAGGGTGGAGTTGCCCTGATTGCCAAAATGGCCAAGGTACGTATCATGCCGGTTACCTACACAGGTCCCATGACTTTGAAGGGCTTAGTTAGCCGTGAACGTGTCGATATGAACTTTGGAAATCCAATCGATATCTCAGATATCAAGAAAATGAATGATGAAGGCATTGAAACAGTCGCCAATCGTATCCAAACAGAATTCCAACGTCTGGACCAAGAAACGAAACAATGGCACAATGATAAAAAACCAAACCCACTCTGGTGGTTTATCCGCATCCCTGCCCTCATCCTTGCCATTATCCTCGCTATCCTAACTATCATCTTTAGCTTTATCGCGAGCTTCGTATGGAATCCAGATAAAAAGAGAGAAAACCTTGGTTAA
- a CDS encoding cation-translocating P-type ATPase: MDKNKIMGLTQREVKERQAKGLVNDFTASASTSTWQIVKRNVFTLFNALNFAIALALAFVQAWSNLVFFAVICFNAFSGIVTELRAKHMVDKLNLMTKEKVKTIRDGQEVALNPEELVLGDVIRLSAGEQIPSDALVLEGFAEVNEAMLTGESDLVQKEVDALLLSGSFLASGSVLAQVHHVGADNYAAKLMLEAKTVKPINSRIMKSLDKLAGFTGKIIIPFGLALLLEALLLKGLPLKSSVVNSSTALLGMLPKGIALLTITSLLTAVIKLGLKKVLVQEMYSVETLARVDMLCLDKTGTITQGKMQVEAVLPLTEEYGESALASILASYIAHSEDKNPTAQAIRKRFVGEVTYPMISNLPFSSDRKWGAMELEGLGTVFLGAPEMLLASEVPEAREALERGSRVLVLALSQEKLDHHKPQKPSDIQALALLEILDPIREGAAETLDYLRSQEVGLKIISGDNPVTVSSIAQKAGFVDYQSYVDCSKITDEELVAMAEDTAIFGRVSPHQKKLIIQTLKKAGHTTAMTGDGVNDILALREADCSIVMSEGDPATRQIANLVLLNSDFNDVPEILFEGRRVVNNIAHIAPIFLIKTIYSFLLAVICIVSALLGRSEWILIFPFIPIQITMIDQFVEGFPPFVLTFERNIKPVEPNFLRRSMLRALPSALMVVFSVLFVKIFGSSQGWSELEISTLLYYLLGSIGFLSVFRACMPFTLWRVLLIVWSVGGFLATALFPRIQKLLEISTLTGQTLPVYGVMMLVFTVIFILTSRYQARK, from the coding sequence ATGGATAAAAATAAGATTATGGGATTAACCCAAAGAGAAGTCAAGGAAAGACAGGCTAAGGGCTTGGTCAATGATTTTACTGCATCGGCCAGTACTAGCACTTGGCAAATCGTTAAACGAAATGTCTTTACCCTTTTTAACGCTTTGAACTTTGCCATTGCTTTGGCACTTGCCTTTGTGCAGGCTTGGAGCAATCTGGTCTTCTTTGCCGTTATCTGCTTTAACGCTTTTTCTGGAATTGTGACCGAGTTGCGGGCTAAACACATGGTGGACAAGCTCAATCTCATGACCAAGGAAAAGGTTAAGACTATTCGTGATGGCCAAGAAGTGGCTCTGAATCCTGAAGAATTGGTGTTAGGAGATGTCATTCGTTTGTCTGCTGGAGAGCAAATTCCCAGTGATGCCTTGGTTTTGGAAGGCTTTGCGGAAGTCAATGAAGCCATGTTAACGGGGGAAAGTGATTTGGTGCAAAAGGAAGTGGATGCCTTGCTTTTGTCAGGAAGTTTCTTGGCCAGTGGGTCAGTTTTAGCTCAAGTTCACCATGTAGGTGCAGACAACTATGCTGCCAAACTTATGCTGGAAGCCAAAACAGTGAAACCCATCAACTCCCGTATCATGAAATCGCTGGATAAACTAGCCGGTTTTACTGGGAAGATTATCATTCCCTTTGGTCTAGCTCTCTTGCTAGAAGCCTTGCTTTTAAAAGGCTTGCCTCTCAAGTCGTCCGTTGTAAATTCATCGACAGCTCTTTTGGGAATGTTGCCTAAGGGAATCGCCCTTTTGACCATTACTTCGCTCTTGACTGCGGTGATTAAGCTGGGCTTGAAAAAGGTTTTGGTGCAGGAGATGTATTCTGTTGAGACCTTGGCACGCGTGGATATGCTCTGTTTGGACAAGACGGGCACCATCACCCAAGGAAAGATGCAGGTGGAGGCTGTTCTTCCTTTGACCGAAGAGTATGGAGAGTCAGCGCTTGCTAGCATCTTGGCCAGCTATATAGCCCATAGTGAGGATAAAAATCCAACAGCTCAAGCTATTCGAAAGCGTTTTGTGGGAGAAGTTACTTATCCTATGATTTCGAATCTCCCCTTCTCGAGCGACCGCAAGTGGGGAGCTATGGAGTTAGAAGGTTTGGGAACAGTTTTCTTAGGGGCGCCTGAGATGTTGCTGGCTTCTGAGGTCCCAGAAGCCAGAGAGGCCTTGGAGAGAGGTTCACGTGTCTTGGTCTTAGCTCTCAGTCAGGAGAAATTAGACCATCACAAACCACAAAAACCATCTGATATTCAGGCTCTAGCCTTGCTGGAAATCTTGGACCCGATTCGAGAGGGAGCAGCAGAGACGCTGGACTATCTCCGTTCTCAGGAAGTGGGGCTCAAGATTATCTCTGGTGATAATCCAGTCACTGTTTCAAGTATTGCCCAAAAAGCAGGTTTTGTAGACTATCAGAGCTATGTAGATTGTTCGAAAATTACGGATGAGGAATTGGTTGCTATGGCTGAGGATACAGCTATTTTCGGACGTGTTTCCCCTCATCAAAAGAAACTCATCATTCAAACACTGAAAAAAGCGGGGCATACAACAGCTATGACAGGGGATGGAGTTAATGATATCCTGGCTCTTCGTGAGGCAGATTGTTCTATCGTGATGTCTGAGGGAGACCCAGCGACTCGTCAGATTGCCAATCTGGTTCTCTTGAACTCAGACTTTAATGATGTTCCTGAGATTCTCTTCGAGGGTCGTCGTGTAGTCAATAACATTGCCCACATCGCCCCGATTTTCTTGATAAAGACCATCTATTCTTTCTTGCTCGCAGTTATCTGTATCGTCAGTGCTTTACTAGGTCGATCTGAGTGGATCTTGATTTTCCCCTTCATTCCAATCCAGATTACCATGATTGACCAGTTTGTGGAAGGTTTCCCACCATTCGTTCTGACTTTTGAGCGAAATATCAAACCTGTCGAGCCAAACTTCCTCAGAAGATCCATGCTTCGTGCTCTACCAAGCGCTCTCATGGTCGTCTTCAGCGTCCTGTTTGTGAAAATATTTGGAAGTAGTCAAGGTTGGTCTGAGTTAGAAATCTCAACCCTACTCTATTATCTCTTGGGGTCAATTGGTTTCTTATCTGTATTTAGAGCCTGCATGCCATTTACCCTATGGCGTGTCCTCTTGATTGTTTGGTCAGTAGGTGGTTTCCTGGCTACGGCTCTTTTCCCGAGAATTCAAAAACTGCTTGAAATTTCAACCTTAACAGGACAAACTTTACCTGTTTATGGTGTCATGATGTTGGTCTTTACCGTAATTTTCATCCTGACTAGTCGCTATCAAGCCAGAAAATAA